From a single Streptomyces sp. NBC_00377 genomic region:
- a CDS encoding phage tail protein — MRGSVDGLGSSVPIGSMLPAVFADDDLAQRFVAGLDEVMAPVLNVLDCLPAYFDPALAPVDFTRWLATWVGAETDGTEPEPRLRAAVAAAAYLHRVRGTRRGLSETVRLAFGVEPDISESGGAAWSARPLGPVPGEPRPHLHVTVRLPDPGPADEHRLDTLVAAARPAHMPYSVKVTAAERTPER, encoded by the coding sequence TTGAGGGGCTCGGTGGACGGACTCGGCTCCTCCGTCCCGATCGGTTCGATGCTGCCGGCCGTCTTCGCCGACGACGACCTGGCACAGCGTTTCGTCGCGGGTCTGGACGAGGTGATGGCCCCCGTCCTCAACGTCCTCGACTGTCTGCCCGCCTACTTCGACCCGGCGCTCGCCCCGGTCGACTTCACCCGCTGGCTGGCGACCTGGGTCGGCGCGGAGACCGACGGCACCGAACCCGAGCCGAGGCTGCGGGCCGCGGTCGCGGCGGCCGCGTACCTGCACCGCGTGCGCGGCACCCGGCGCGGTCTGTCGGAGACGGTCCGGCTGGCCTTCGGCGTGGAGCCGGACATCTCCGAGAGCGGCGGAGCCGCCTGGAGTGCCCGCCCGCTGGGCCCGGTCCCCGGCGAACCCCGGCCGCACCTGCACGTCACCGTCCGCCTGCCCGACCCCGGCCCGGCGGACGAACACCGCCTGGACACCCTCGTGGCCGCCGCCCGCCCCGCCCACATGCCGTACTCGGTCAAGGTGACCGCCGCCGAAAGGACCCCGGAGAGATGA
- a CDS encoding NADase-type glycan-binding domain-containing protein, producing the protein MVSGTASVTAAPAAVSGTAVADTSAPGSPRATPHSAPQAAAPAADDDYDPDDEDTTETPLPVIPPEDGAAAPSGTAPAPAHTPAPDATAPTTPVPAAAAPAPALGDTMAARARSLLVPVTDAEPRPAAPPSVAPVLPGRPVADRPQVRAPGPVQGEPYGVACPWCATPNNPDRHFCVRCAMPMTLEDRSSVRLPWWRRLFHRNGESHWAGDRPRLRRTFDRILSWVVAAIVLTLLIIAGVNTPAAVQATRDHFAKRAPVTPDSFAASRSYPGHKPELAFDKINNSWWGPGVSQAGEGEWIEARFDEPTRLLDLLITSGTSVRPDQLTQSALPHRIKATITLKDGTTTTRQIVLDQSAGAQSRSFRVGEVTKVRFTIESSYMASGSKQVSIAEIEFFGPSSANRT; encoded by the coding sequence GTGGTTTCCGGTACGGCCTCCGTCACCGCCGCCCCCGCCGCCGTCTCCGGTACGGCGGTGGCGGACACCTCGGCTCCCGGCTCGCCCCGTGCCACCCCCCACTCCGCTCCCCAGGCCGCCGCCCCGGCCGCCGACGACGACTACGACCCGGACGACGAGGACACCACGGAAACTCCCCTGCCGGTCATCCCGCCGGAGGACGGCGCAGCCGCTCCCTCGGGCACCGCACCGGCCCCCGCGCACACTCCCGCCCCCGACGCGACCGCCCCCACCACCCCCGTACCGGCGGCAGCCGCCCCCGCGCCCGCCCTCGGCGACACGATGGCCGCGCGGGCCCGTTCCCTCCTGGTCCCCGTCACCGACGCGGAACCCCGCCCCGCCGCGCCCCCGTCCGTCGCCCCGGTCCTGCCGGGCAGGCCGGTCGCGGACCGGCCGCAGGTGCGCGCGCCGGGCCCCGTCCAGGGCGAGCCGTACGGCGTCGCGTGCCCCTGGTGCGCCACCCCCAACAATCCCGACCGGCACTTCTGCGTCCGCTGTGCGATGCCCATGACCCTGGAGGATCGTTCCTCGGTCCGCCTTCCCTGGTGGCGTCGCCTGTTCCACCGCAACGGCGAGTCCCACTGGGCGGGCGACCGCCCGCGCCTGCGCCGTACGTTCGACCGCATCCTCAGCTGGGTGGTCGCGGCGATCGTCCTCACCCTCCTGATCATCGCGGGGGTGAACACACCGGCCGCCGTCCAGGCCACCCGTGACCACTTCGCCAAGCGGGCTCCGGTCACCCCGGACTCGTTCGCGGCCTCGCGTTCCTACCCGGGCCACAAGCCGGAACTGGCCTTCGACAAGATCAACAACTCCTGGTGGGGCCCCGGCGTCTCACAGGCGGGTGAGGGCGAGTGGATCGAGGCCCGTTTCGACGAGCCGACCCGTCTGCTGGACCTGCTCATCACCTCGGGCACGTCGGTCCGCCCCGACCAGCTCACGCAGTCGGCGCTCCCGCACCGCATCAAGGCGACGATCACCTTGAAGGACGGCACGACGACGACCCGGCAGATCGTCCTCGACCAGAGCGCGGGGGCCCAGTCGCGCTCCTTCCGGGTGGGCGAGGTGACCAAGGTCCGCTTCACCATCGAGTCCTCGTACATGGCATCCGGGAGCAAGCAGGTGTCGATAGCCGAGATCGAGTTCTTCGGCCCGTCCAGCGCGAACAGGACCTGA
- a CDS encoding LCP family protein: protein MSGTRRRGRTPQEAAGRGSRNGPGGPGGRPGGPGRTRLTRRGRILAWGAGVTSLVVLGIGGVGAWVYNDLNNNINSAEVDDKLGGDRPENLSPGSKNIMIVGSDSRDGANAKYGKDLTTMQSDTLMVLHIPADREWASVVSFPRDSWVEIPSCEKGDGSSSSPHHFKINEAFALGGSNGKVAEAAACSIKTVEANTGLRIDHFMSVDFSGFKGMVDALEGIEVCPKQAIHDEKAHLDLEAGCQTVKGEKALGYVRTRYSVGDGSDIGRIGRQQEFMDALAKKAKSKLTSPDAMYGFLQSITKSLTTDPDMAGIQPLYGLANELKGIPSDRLSFLTVPNYGREADQPTDKANIVWQYPQAADLFTSLAKDKEVTKPQLEAAKKNLVYASSVRVQVLNGTGVSGRAAAVAERLKAAGYTVTSTGNAPATVTRTTVTYPTGLDRQAAVLASRLPGLRPTADTSAASGVVTLVVGPELKVGDVA from the coding sequence GTGAGCGGAACGAGGAGGCGCGGGCGTACTCCGCAGGAGGCGGCCGGCCGAGGCAGCAGGAACGGGCCGGGCGGTCCCGGCGGCAGGCCGGGCGGTCCCGGCAGGACGCGGCTCACCCGACGCGGGCGGATCCTGGCGTGGGGCGCGGGCGTGACGTCCCTGGTCGTCCTGGGGATCGGCGGGGTCGGAGCCTGGGTCTACAACGACCTCAACAACAACATCAACTCCGCCGAGGTGGACGACAAGCTGGGCGGCGACCGGCCCGAGAACCTCAGCCCGGGCTCCAAGAACATCATGATCGTCGGGTCCGACAGCCGTGACGGCGCCAACGCCAAGTACGGCAAGGACCTGACCACCATGCAGTCCGACACGCTGATGGTGCTGCACATACCGGCGGACCGTGAATGGGCCTCGGTCGTCTCCTTCCCCCGCGACTCGTGGGTGGAGATACCCAGTTGTGAGAAGGGGGACGGCAGCTCGTCCTCCCCCCACCACTTCAAGATCAACGAGGCGTTCGCGCTCGGCGGCAGCAACGGCAAGGTCGCCGAGGCCGCCGCGTGCAGCATCAAGACCGTCGAGGCCAACACCGGGCTGCGCATCGACCACTTCATGTCGGTCGACTTCTCCGGCTTCAAGGGCATGGTCGACGCGCTGGAGGGCATCGAGGTCTGCCCGAAGCAGGCCATCCACGACGAGAAGGCCCACCTGGACCTGGAGGCGGGCTGCCAGACCGTCAAGGGCGAGAAGGCGCTCGGCTACGTCCGCACCCGCTACAGCGTGGGCGACGGCTCCGACATCGGACGCATCGGACGCCAGCAGGAGTTCATGGACGCGCTGGCCAAGAAGGCCAAGTCCAAGCTCACGAGCCCCGACGCCATGTACGGCTTCCTCCAGTCGATCACCAAGTCCCTCACCACCGACCCCGACATGGCCGGTATCCAGCCGCTGTACGGGCTGGCCAACGAGCTCAAGGGGATACCGAGCGACCGTCTGAGCTTCCTGACCGTGCCCAACTACGGGCGTGAGGCCGACCAGCCCACCGACAAGGCCAACATCGTCTGGCAGTACCCGCAGGCCGCCGACCTGTTCACCTCCCTGGCCAAGGACAAGGAGGTCACCAAGCCGCAGTTGGAGGCGGCCAAGAAGAACCTGGTGTACGCCTCCAGCGTGCGTGTCCAGGTCCTCAACGGCACCGGGGTCTCCGGGCGGGCCGCCGCCGTCGCCGAGAGGCTGAAGGCCGCCGGCTACACCGTGACCAGCACCGGAAACGCCCCCGCGACGGTGACCAGGACGACCGTCACCTACCCGACGGGCCTCGACCGCCAGGCCGCCGTCCTCGCCTCCCGGCTGCCCGGTCTGCGGCCCACGGCCGACACCTCCGCCGCTTCCGGCGTCGTCACCCTGGTGGTCGGACCCGAGCTGAAGGTCGGCGACGTCGCCTGA
- a CDS encoding lysyl oxidase family protein — MTRPQNRKGLRRTAFAAGAALTVVAAVAGSAPGAGAAPASTPGTPKLKLVAASKTVIADRYSGEAGVYLDLGTYVTADNAPLELKVTRKSYKDPIVAQQILRDGSKVKTKALPAGLVKDFGGLTDFLEVSIKNAAGAEVQKIKSGFCPNNASGRLRPDAPATSHYPESCSTNPFTLGSVWGVEKGWAANTSAFGYDKPVDLAAGEYTVKVAVAKKYRDLFGIPDDRPTIKLTVREISDGGEGGGGGAGLTARGAHGAHTGGSHGASHDMAGMAGMDGMDGMDGMAGMAGGHHYGPRGADAPTPSALSHALEARGLAHHLGDAAGHTDGSRVAPALKAAAKRPAGRAGAPANVPKPDLRSLPAWDIAVTDGEDGDAAGKDYLAFSANVWNAGPAPLVVDGFRKPGADLMDSYQYFYDAKGKQVGYAPAGTMEWDPRVGHEHWHFTDFASYRLLAADQHEIVKSGKEAFCLANTDAIDYTVKNANWHPNNTDLSTACGQQNSISVREVLDVGSGDTYTQYRPGQSFDITDLPNGTYYIQVIANPANRLQETNTKNNVSLRKVVLGGTVGARTVSVPPVDLVNAP, encoded by the coding sequence ATGACCAGACCGCAGAACCGCAAGGGCCTCAGGCGCACGGCGTTCGCCGCCGGGGCCGCGCTCACCGTCGTGGCCGCCGTCGCCGGGTCCGCACCCGGCGCCGGCGCGGCGCCGGCGAGCACGCCCGGGACGCCGAAGCTCAAGCTCGTCGCCGCGTCGAAGACCGTGATCGCCGACCGGTACTCGGGGGAAGCCGGGGTCTATCTCGACCTCGGTACGTATGTCACCGCCGACAACGCTCCGCTGGAGCTCAAGGTGACCCGCAAGTCGTACAAGGACCCGATCGTCGCCCAGCAGATCCTGCGCGACGGGTCGAAGGTGAAGACGAAGGCCCTGCCCGCCGGGCTCGTGAAGGACTTCGGGGGGCTCACGGACTTCCTGGAGGTCTCCATCAAGAACGCGGCCGGGGCGGAGGTGCAGAAGATCAAGAGCGGCTTCTGCCCGAACAACGCCTCCGGGCGGCTGCGCCCGGACGCCCCGGCCACCTCGCACTATCCCGAGAGCTGCTCCACCAACCCCTTCACGCTCGGCTCGGTATGGGGCGTCGAGAAGGGCTGGGCGGCCAACACCTCCGCCTTCGGCTACGACAAGCCCGTCGATCTGGCCGCGGGCGAGTACACCGTCAAGGTGGCGGTGGCCAAGAAGTACCGGGACCTGTTCGGCATCCCCGACGACCGGCCGACCATCAAGCTGACCGTCCGGGAGATCAGTGACGGCGGCGAAGGCGGGGGTGGCGGAGCCGGGCTCACCGCCCGTGGTGCGCACGGCGCGCACACCGGGGGCAGTCATGGCGCGTCCCACGACATGGCCGGCATGGCGGGCATGGACGGCATGGACGGCATGGACGGCATGGCAGGGATGGCGGGTGGGCATCACTACGGGCCCCGCGGCGCCGACGCCCCCACGCCCTCCGCGCTCTCGCACGCCCTGGAGGCCCGCGGTCTCGCCCATCACCTGGGCGACGCCGCCGGACACACCGACGGCTCGCGTGTCGCGCCCGCGCTGAAGGCCGCCGCCAAGCGGCCCGCGGGGCGCGCGGGCGCCCCCGCCAACGTGCCCAAGCCCGACCTGCGTTCGCTGCCGGCCTGGGACATCGCGGTCACCGACGGCGAGGACGGCGACGCGGCCGGCAAGGACTACCTCGCCTTCAGCGCCAACGTCTGGAACGCCGGCCCCGCGCCGCTCGTCGTGGACGGCTTCCGCAAGCCGGGCGCGGACCTCATGGACTCGTACCAGTACTTCTACGACGCCAAGGGCAAGCAGGTCGGCTACGCCCCCGCGGGCACCATGGAATGGGACCCGCGCGTCGGCCACGAGCACTGGCACTTCACCGACTTCGCCAGTTACCGGCTCCTCGCCGCCGACCAGCACGAGATCGTGAAGAGCGGCAAGGAGGCGTTCTGCCTCGCCAACACCGACGCCATCGACTACACGGTGAAGAACGCCAACTGGCACCCGAACAACACCGATCTGTCGACGGCCTGCGGTCAGCAGAACTCCATCTCCGTGCGCGAGGTCCTCGACGTCGGCTCCGGCGACACGTACACCCAGTACCGTCCCGGCCAGTCCTTCGACATCACCGACCTGCCGAACGGCACCTACTACATCCAGGTCATCGCCAACCCGGCGAACCGTCTCCAGGAGACGAACACCAAGAACAACGTCTCCCTGCGCAAGGTCGTCCTGGGCGGCACCGTGGGTGCCCGCACGGTGTCGGTCCCGCCGGTCGACCTGGTCAACGCGCCCTGA
- a CDS encoding glycoside hydrolase family 26 protein — protein sequence MLLPVFRPFRAVSGSPGVRRGLRPPRSALAPLLAALVLLAGPASVTVGEQTRAGVSGVSEDKGAGPAPPGPFGAYVGYGPVGIQRIAEIDRWLGPATPRVGHAYLAGTRWGYIEGAAGDLEHWAKWRRARADRLFVLNVPMLDRAEAHLPDSDVRSELRKGADGAYDEHFRKLARRLVSLRVPDTVLVVGWEMNGITYTHRCGPDPAAWKAYWVRIVKVMRSVGGQRFRFEFAPNRGRDAIPWTECYPGDRYVDVVGMDAYDQPHGMSFEEQVGEPYGLAAHVRFARAHGKPFSYPEWGLFRNGDNPKYVRSMLTWFAQHRPLYQTISDYCPHGVWRCPDNPRSSAVYRSLVGGPFG from the coding sequence ATGCTTCTGCCGGTGTTTCGTCCTTTTCGTGCCGTGTCCGGGTCTCCGGGTGTCCGGCGCGGTCTTCGGCCGCCCCGTTCGGCCCTGGCCCCTCTCCTCGCCGCTCTCGTTCTCCTTGCCGGGCCGGCGAGTGTGACCGTCGGGGAACAGACGCGGGCCGGGGTCTCCGGTGTCTCCGAAGACAAGGGGGCCGGTCCGGCGCCGCCCGGGCCCTTCGGGGCCTATGTCGGATACGGCCCCGTCGGCATCCAGCGGATCGCGGAGATCGACAGGTGGCTGGGACCGGCCACGCCGCGGGTCGGTCACGCCTATCTGGCCGGGACCCGGTGGGGATACATCGAGGGAGCGGCCGGCGACCTCGAGCACTGGGCGAAGTGGCGGAGGGCCCGCGCCGACCGTCTGTTCGTGCTCAACGTGCCGATGCTGGACCGTGCGGAGGCGCATCTGCCCGATTCCGATGTGCGGAGCGAACTGCGCAAGGGTGCGGACGGCGCGTACGACGAGCACTTCCGGAAGCTGGCCCGGCGGCTGGTCTCGCTGAGGGTGCCGGACACGGTGCTCGTGGTCGGCTGGGAGATGAACGGGATCACCTACACCCATCGGTGCGGGCCCGATCCGGCTGCCTGGAAGGCGTACTGGGTGCGGATCGTGAAGGTCATGCGGTCCGTGGGCGGGCAGCGGTTCCGGTTCGAGTTCGCACCGAACCGGGGGCGTGACGCCATCCCGTGGACCGAGTGCTATCCCGGCGACCGGTACGTGGACGTCGTCGGCATGGACGCCTACGACCAGCCCCACGGCATGTCCTTCGAGGAGCAGGTCGGCGAGCCGTACGGTCTCGCCGCGCATGTGCGGTTCGCGCGGGCGCACGGCAAGCCGTTCTCGTATCCCGAGTGGGGGCTGTTCCGCAACGGCGACAACCCGAAGTACGTGCGCTCCATGCTGACCTGGTTCGCCCAGCACCGGCCGCTGTACCAGACCATCAGCGACTACTGTCCGCACGGCGTGTGGCGGTGCCCGGACAATCCACGGTCGTCGGCCGTCTACCGGTCGCTGGTCGGGGGGCCGTTCGGCTGA
- a CDS encoding M23 family metallopeptidase, producing the protein MTGSATGAALIALLLLALTAVPAGAGSDGFRREAARAVHAHERARARVDRLREADAPATMVRAAERRRKAVRAELWDLLWAIGRNAGDPVAVDPYGRDGHCPFGDRSHSPERRARHWTVPTRHYWLSAGYAAKGSRWAHRHTGQDFAVGSGSPVYAVGAGTVRATTCGDGFGNQIVIRHRDGYFTQYAHLSRIDVRKGGRVKAGQRIGLSGATGNVTGPHLHFEVRITPYLGSAVPPLTWLRRKDVRVDEASAPTQ; encoded by the coding sequence GTGACCGGGTCCGCGACCGGCGCCGCCCTGATCGCCCTTCTGCTGCTCGCGCTCACCGCCGTGCCCGCGGGCGCCGGGAGCGACGGGTTCCGCAGGGAGGCCGCAAGGGCCGTCCACGCGCACGAGAGGGCTCGCGCGCGGGTCGACCGGCTACGCGAGGCGGACGCCCCCGCCACGATGGTGAGGGCCGCAGAACGCCGCCGTAAGGCCGTGCGCGCCGAGCTGTGGGACCTGTTGTGGGCGATCGGGAGGAACGCCGGCGATCCGGTCGCCGTGGACCCCTACGGACGGGACGGCCACTGTCCGTTCGGCGACCGGAGCCACTCGCCCGAGCGGCGCGCCCGCCACTGGACCGTCCCGACCCGCCACTACTGGCTGTCCGCGGGCTACGCCGCCAAGGGCTCCCGCTGGGCCCACCGGCACACCGGCCAGGACTTCGCCGTGGGCTCCGGCTCCCCCGTGTACGCCGTCGGCGCCGGCACCGTCCGCGCCACGACCTGCGGCGACGGCTTCGGCAACCAGATCGTGATCCGCCACCGTGACGGCTACTTCACGCAGTACGCCCATCTGTCACGCATCGACGTGCGCAAGGGCGGCCGGGTGAAGGCCGGCCAGCGCATCGGCCTCTCCGGCGCGACCGGCAACGTCACCGGCCCGCATCTGCACTTCGAGGTACGGATCACGCCCTACCTCGGGTCCGCCGTGCCACCGCTGACCTGGCTGCGCCGGAAGGACGTCCGGGTCGACGAAGCATCCGCGCCGACGCAATGA
- a CDS encoding DUF7144 family membrane protein, with product MSDQPHSRPSPGPRVWDPSHQGTGTPGRTTPPPAGGGMAAGGVVFAGVLMFVSGVLAVFQGISAIAEDDVYARVGDYVYELNLTGWGWVLLIVGIVAAVTGYGLLSGGEWAGWARISGITLASLSLILQFLFLPYAPVWAVVQIAIDVFVIWALSAYRPRQA from the coding sequence ATGAGCGACCAGCCGCACTCCCGACCCTCACCCGGGCCCCGCGTGTGGGACCCGTCCCACCAGGGAACCGGTACGCCCGGCCGGACCACACCCCCGCCGGCGGGAGGCGGAATGGCCGCCGGCGGGGTCGTCTTCGCGGGTGTGCTCATGTTCGTCAGCGGTGTCCTCGCCGTCTTCCAGGGCATCTCCGCCATCGCCGAGGACGACGTCTACGCGCGAGTCGGGGACTACGTCTACGAGCTGAACCTCACCGGCTGGGGCTGGGTCCTGCTGATCGTGGGCATCGTGGCGGCGGTGACCGGCTACGGGCTGCTCAGCGGGGGCGAGTGGGCCGGATGGGCCCGGATCAGCGGTATCACGCTGGCCTCCCTGAGCCTGATCCTCCAGTTCCTGTTCCTGCCGTACGCACCGGTCTGGGCGGTCGTACAGATCGCCATCGACGTGTTCGTGATCTGGGCGCTGTCCGCCTACCGCCCCCGGCAGGCATAG
- a CDS encoding DUF6445 family protein: MSMPQRPHRPPRAAATLPVLPYRKPTRGRDYWVIDDVFPDADIAAIRERCLAKDDWVEGYPYTSESWPGLRTMPGLLPAELGRVERLVSRATGARKLWVQQTPGGGTLNHNCIQVVGEGESTPRPHSDSRALCRYAAVLYLNPSVPKDCGTSFYRQSLPGGRLGGNVVQAPHNNLVEALGTRFVAPDAFEEDVRVPHRHNRLLLYHANLVHSATGYTGTTLEEKRMTAVFFWMA; the protein is encoded by the coding sequence ATGTCCATGCCACAGCGGCCCCACCGGCCCCCGAGGGCTGCCGCCACGCTCCCCGTGCTCCCCTACCGCAAGCCCACTCGGGGACGCGACTACTGGGTGATCGACGACGTCTTCCCCGACGCCGACATCGCCGCGATCCGCGAACGCTGCCTCGCCAAGGACGACTGGGTCGAGGGCTACCCGTACACCTCGGAGAGCTGGCCCGGACTGCGCACCATGCCGGGGCTCCTGCCTGCTGAACTCGGGCGCGTGGAACGGCTGGTGAGCAGGGCGACGGGCGCGCGGAAGCTGTGGGTGCAGCAGACGCCCGGCGGCGGGACCCTCAACCACAACTGCATCCAGGTGGTGGGGGAGGGCGAGAGCACCCCACGGCCGCACTCCGACTCGCGCGCGCTGTGCCGGTACGCGGCCGTCCTGTACCTCAACCCGTCGGTCCCCAAGGACTGCGGTACCAGCTTCTACCGGCAGTCACTGCCCGGCGGGCGGCTCGGCGGCAACGTCGTCCAGGCCCCGCACAACAACCTCGTCGAGGCCCTCGGCACCCGGTTCGTCGCGCCGGACGCCTTCGAGGAGGACGTGCGGGTGCCCCACAGGCACAACCGGCTGCTGCTCTACCACGCCAACCTCGTGCACAGCGCGACCGGTTACACCGGGACGACGCTGGAGGAGAAGCGGATGACGGCCGTCTTCTTCTGGATGGCCTGA
- a CDS encoding ATP-binding protein, whose translation MPEAAPAPDSWEYSLYIPGDPRAVTVCRRTLRLILTLHGLTHLLDTAELLASELVSNAVLHTKGPACLRLRFRDGVLQIGAWDADPEPPGLPSGPGEPADAESGRGMALVRACADLWHWQPLSRMGHRGKLVWCELNAA comes from the coding sequence GTGCCCGAAGCCGCCCCCGCGCCCGACTCGTGGGAGTACTCCCTCTACATCCCCGGTGACCCCCGTGCCGTCACCGTCTGCCGCCGCACCCTGCGTCTGATCCTCACGCTGCACGGGCTGACCCACCTGCTCGACACCGCGGAGCTGCTCGCCTCGGAGCTGGTCTCCAACGCCGTGCTCCACACCAAGGGTCCCGCCTGTCTGCGCCTCCGTTTCCGGGACGGCGTCCTCCAGATCGGTGCCTGGGATGCGGACCCCGAACCGCCCGGGCTTCCGAGCGGGCCGGGGGAGCCGGCCGACGCCGAGAGCGGGCGCGGGATGGCCCTGGTCCGGGCCTGCGCCGACCTCTGGCACTGGCAGCCCCTGTCGCGCATGGGTCACCGGGGCAAGTTGGTGTGGTGCGAACTGAACGCGGCGTAG
- a CDS encoding helix-turn-helix domain-containing protein — MRVATELRRLREAADLTARQAAALLGVSPAQITHIESGLAGVSEKRLRRLASHYACTDDDFIDALVAMATERTRGWWEEYRGLLPTPFLDLSELDHHASFRREVAILFVPGLLQTESYARAVFSSRVPELMAEEIELRVRHRLDRQRMTTPYEVVVHEAALRIRVGSRADSRAQLAHLVELSEKDHITLRVVPFDLDGFSRASSTMTYVSGPLPKLDTVVRDSPHGSVFIDSEAHLKAYRTRFRKVEAVSLGPERSRDFIGKLAKEL; from the coding sequence ATGCGCGTGGCAACCGAACTTCGCAGACTTCGAGAGGCTGCGGACCTCACGGCCCGCCAAGCGGCGGCGCTGCTCGGCGTGAGCCCGGCCCAGATCACTCATATCGAGTCCGGACTCGCGGGCGTGAGCGAGAAACGGCTTCGCCGTCTCGCGTCCCACTACGCCTGCACGGACGACGATTTCATCGACGCCCTGGTGGCCATGGCCACAGAGCGGACACGCGGCTGGTGGGAGGAGTACAGAGGCCTGCTGCCCACCCCGTTCCTGGATCTGTCGGAGCTGGACCACCACGCTTCGTTCAGGCGCGAGGTGGCCATCCTCTTCGTACCCGGCCTGCTCCAGACGGAGAGCTACGCTCGGGCCGTTTTCTCCTCGCGGGTGCCTGAACTCATGGCCGAGGAGATTGAGTTGCGGGTACGCCATCGACTGGATCGCCAGAGAATGACCACCCCTTACGAGGTGGTGGTCCACGAGGCGGCGCTGCGCATCAGAGTCGGCAGCCGCGCCGACTCACGGGCTCAACTCGCGCACCTCGTCGAGCTCTCCGAAAAAGATCACATCACCCTGCGCGTGGTCCCCTTCGACCTGGACGGGTTCTCGAGGGCTTCGAGCACCATGACGTACGTGAGCGGCCCTCTGCCCAAACTCGACACGGTGGTACGGGACTCACCCCACGGGTCCGTGTTCATCGACTCCGAAGCTCACCTCAAGGCCTACCGAACGCGCTTCCGTAAGGTGGAGGCCGTATCGCTCGGACCCGAACGGTCGCGTGACTTCATCGGCAAGCTCGCGAAGGAGCTCTGA
- a CDS encoding DUF397 domain-containing protein — translation MNTPRIWQKSSHSGEGDGNDCVELAATTPASLHLRESDAPGAVLTTAPVPLAHFLHAIHTGTPGIVASITARRGGAC, via the coding sequence ATGAACACCCCCCGCATCTGGCAGAAGTCGTCGCACTCCGGCGAGGGCGACGGCAACGACTGCGTCGAGCTGGCCGCCACCACCCCCGCCTCGCTCCACCTGCGTGAGTCCGACGCCCCCGGCGCCGTCCTCACCACCGCGCCGGTCCCGCTCGCCCATTTTCTTCACGCGATACACACAGGGACCCCCGGAATTGTGGCCTCCATCACAGCACGCAGGGGCGGCGCCTGCTGA
- a CDS encoding MOSC domain-containing protein → MTVARLTGITYYPVKGCAGTALREVTLTSTGLPHDRTYAIADDKGDLRWQGGDPRLALIHPELSDGVLTLRAPGRDPVRADSDDVHAWITDVLGAPSTLVRSPDGNGGRLHLVSRASLDALNHRIAERGADPLPMNRFRPNLVVDGWDVPHTEDGAARLAIAGAELAFTEDTIRCAITMVDQRTGRRSGPEPLRTLADYRRADGGGVAFGAYFEVLRAGKVSVGDEVVLGPGQDAGSGAGPGSASAGTFRDSARTAERASPDR, encoded by the coding sequence ATGACGGTCGCGAGACTGACAGGGATCACGTACTACCCGGTGAAGGGATGCGCGGGGACGGCGCTCCGGGAGGTGACGCTGACGAGCACCGGACTGCCGCACGACCGCACGTACGCGATCGCCGACGACAAGGGCGACCTGCGCTGGCAGGGGGGCGACCCCCGGCTGGCACTGATCCATCCGGAACTGAGCGACGGAGTACTGACGTTGAGGGCTCCGGGCAGGGACCCGGTGCGGGCGGACAGCGACGACGTGCACGCCTGGATCACGGACGTCCTGGGCGCCCCGAGTACCCTGGTGCGGTCCCCGGACGGCAACGGCGGCCGGCTGCACCTGGTCTCCCGGGCCAGTCTCGACGCCCTGAACCACCGGATCGCCGAGCGCGGGGCCGATCCTCTCCCCATGAACCGCTTCCGCCCCAACCTGGTGGTGGACGGCTGGGACGTCCCGCACACGGAGGACGGCGCGGCCCGTCTCGCCATCGCCGGCGCGGAACTGGCCTTCACCGAGGACACGATCCGCTGCGCCATCACGATGGTCGACCAGCGCACCGGCCGCCGCTCGGGCCCCGAACCCCTGCGCACCCTCGCGGACTACCGCCGGGCCGACGGCGGCGGAGTCGCCTTCGGCGCGTACTTCGAGGTGCTGCGGGCGGGGAAGGTGTCGGTGGGCGACGAGGTGGTGCTGGGCCCGGGGCAGGATGCGGGGTCGGGCGCGGGTCCGGGGTCGGCTTCGGCCGGGACCTTCCGCGACAGCGCGCGTACGGCGGAACGGGCGTCGCCGGACCGGTGA